The Haloterrigena salifodinae genomic interval GCCGCCCTCGCGGGCCAGATCCTCGCTGCTGTAGGGGACGTCCTTGTTCGCCCGACGGGCGTCGACCGCGAACGCGCCGCCGTCGTAACACTCGCGGGCGGCCTCGGTCAGCGCCTCGAGGATTCGCTCCTTCTCGGTGCTGACGGTCAGGGCGGGGCTGGCCGAGACGACGCCGAAGGCGTCGGTCGCCGCGTCGGTTGCCGCCTCGACGGCGTCCTCGGTCGTGTGGATCAGCGGTCGGTTCCACTTGCGCTCGACGTCGCCTGGGATCGAGCGATCCTCGAGGAGGGCCTCGAGGTTCTCGCAGAGGACGTCCACCATGTACCGCTTGACGGTGTTACTTTTGGTGTTGAGATCCCCGTGACGAACGAGGACAGTATCGGCTCCAGGGGGGGACATGAACGTGGATAGCGGGTCGCCCCTATAAGGGGGTTACGAGGCGCGGATTCGAGGGCGGAACGCGGGGAACGAGCCCGGTTCAACTCGCCGACTCGCTGACGGTCGGGCTCACGTGACCGGTGTGGACGTAGATTCCCGCGACGAGGACGACTCCCGCGAGCATCGGGATGACGGCGCTGGCGGCGTAGAGCCCGTCGAATCCGAACCCGAGGTCCTGTATCAGCGGCAAGGAGACGAGCGGCCCGAGTGCGCCGCCGACGTCGCCGAAGACGTTGTTCGTCCCCATCGCGCGGCCGACCCGCTCCTCGGGGGTGAGGTCGGCCAGCAGCGCCGTCAGCGGGCCCCCGACCCCGCCCTGTCCGGCGCCGATCAGGACGCAGGCCAGCACCAGCACCTCGAGGCTCGAGCCGAACGCGAGGACGGCGAAGCCGACGCAGGAGGTGACGAGGAAGCCGAGCATGACGGGGACGCGCGCGCCGACCGAGTCGGAGAGCGCGCCGCCGCCGAGGGTGAACACCGATCCCGACAACACGGTGACGGCCATCAGCATCCCCGAGGATCCCTGCGCGTCGAGCCCGAAGATGGAGATGGCGCGCGCGTCGATCAGGAGCACCAGCGTCGAGAAGAGGACGCCGATGTACGCGAAGTAGAGCCCGAAGTTGACGAGACCGATCGTCAGCGCCGGGAGGCTCCGCTCGACGTCCCAGGGTTTGACCGCGCGCTGTTCGCCCTCGACGTGGGTCTCGGGGACGATCAGGTAGGCGATGACGCTCGCGAGGCCGGCGAAGGAGGCCGCGAGGACGAACGCCGTGACGTTGCCCCAGACGTCGCTGACGACGCCACCCATGACCAGCCCCGCAGGGAACCCGAAGGTGATGCCCGCGCGGACGATCCCCATGCTGGTTCCCCTCGAGTCGGCCTCGCTGACGTCCGCCGTGATCGTGTAGGCGGTCGCGAAGACGAGCGCGCTGCCGACCCCCCAGCAGACGCGGGCGAGCATGAACCAGCCCTCCGGGAACGACGAGACGATGGCGACGACGTAGCCGAACGTCGCCAGTCCCTCGATCGCCAGCCCCGCGACGAACGGCGTCCGGGTGCCGACGCGGTCGATGAGCACGCCCGCCGGCGCGTTGGCCACAAGTCGCGTGATCCGGTTAGCGCTCAGGATCAGGCCGACCAGAAACGGCGAGATTCCCAACACCGCGCCCAAGTTCGGTAGGATCGGAAAGACCACGCCGCCGCCGAAGCCGACGAAGAAGGTACTGGCGACGACGGCGAAGACGACGCGGTTCGAACCGGCGGCGGTGGAGGGAAGTTTCACTGGCGATCGCTCTCGAGTTGTTCGTTCGGAAGACGCTACGTAAACCGCACAGCGTTGGGTCTGAAGGGTCTGTCGGAACCGGCGATGGGGACCGACTCACGGGCTCGTCGCTCGGTTCGAGAAGGGGTAGAGTACTCGACCGCTCAGAACGTCGAGAGTTCGCCGTTGATCACGCGGCGCGTGATCTCGGTGACGTCGGCGAGTTCCTCGTCGACGATCGCCTCGACGTCGCCCTCGACGTCGCCGACCGCGACGCCCTCCTCGGTGACCAGTTCGACGTCGGCGACGTGGGGCCGGTCGATCGGGCGGCCGATCTGGGAGAGCAGGCGCACGCGCAGGTCGCGGATCTCGTCGACGTCGTCGACGACCGACTCGGCGATCTCCGTCGAGAGCAGGTTGTAGATCTTTCCGATGTGGTTGACGGGGTTCTTGCCGCTGGTCGCCTCCATCGACATCGATCGGTTGGGCGTGATCAGGCCGTTGGCGCGGTTACCCCGACCGACGGAGCCGTCGTCGCCCTGTTCGGCGGAGGTGCCTGTCACGGTGAGGTAGATCGAACCCTCGTCGTAGTCGTCGGCGTTGTTGACGTGGACGGCGACCTCGCGGTCGGTGTACTCGCCGGCGATCTCCTCGACGTACGCCTGGACCTCGTCGACGGAGTCGCTGTAGGCGTCCATGTCCGGGACGTACTCGTCGACCATCGCCGCCGCGACGGTGACGTCGATTCGGTCGCCCTCGCGTTTGCCCATGATCTTCACGTCGGGCCCCAGGTACGGATTTTCGTCGGCGAACTCCCCGTTGAGTCGCCGCTCGGCCTCGAGGACGATCCGCTCGGTTTCGGTCAGCGGCGCGTGGCCGACGCCGTAGCTCGTGTCGTTTGCCATCGGCACAGAGACCTCGTCCTCCCCGAAGACCTCCTGGAGGTCGCCGCTGCCCTCGCCGAGCTTGACGTCGACGACGATGTCCTCGCCGAGTTCGAGTTGCGGGATTGTCTCCGAGAGGTAGTCGCGCGCGGCCCGCAGGGCCACCGTCTCGGCGGGAATGGTCTCGCCGTCGTAGTGTTTGGTCGCGCGGCCGACAATCAGGAGATAGATAGGGTCGACGACCTCGCCGCCGCCGAACGCGGGGGCAGCCTCGCCGGCGACCAGTTGCGTCTCGTCGGTGTTGAAGTGAAGTACTTCGCCCACGCGGTCGATGTACTCGCGGGCCAGCGCGCCGGCGACGGCCTCGGCGACCCCGTCGCAGATCGAGTCGGGGTGGCCGATCCCCTTTCGCTCGACGACTTCGACTTCCTGGTCTTCCACTGCCTGGCGGTCGATAGATTCGACCCGAATGTTCCGCTCGCTCATTACCGGGGATTGGCGGAGCGCCGTTCTATAACTTGCGGATATGACTCTCCAGCCCGCTCATAACTGTCAGGAGTTATCGTGCGTCCAGCCGTCACAAACGGGTCGACTCAGGACTCGAGCAATAGTCCCAGATACGAGGTCCTGAGTTGGTCGTCAGGGTCGAGGTCGAGTCGCTCGAGAACGTCGTAGGCGCCCTCGCGGGCCGACTCGAGATCGTTCTCCTCGGTGACCTCGGTCTCGACCTCGACGTACTCGCCGACGTCGTCGACCGCGTCGAGGGTAACGGTGTACCCCTCGAGCCAGTAGCGCTCGCGTTCCTTGCGGACCGTCGCGGCCGCCTCGAAGCCGAGGCTCGTCAGGACGGCGTCCATCGTCTCGCCGTCGTCGACGCCGGTCTCGAACTCCTCGCGGCTCTTTGACTCGTCGTCCAGCAGCGGCCCCTTGTAGGTGATCCGGCTCTCGTCGCCGTCGTCGGACGACTCCCGCCGGATGCGCAGCGCCTCGTCGGTCTCGGGGAACGACCGGTGGGGCGCGTCGTAGTACGTATCCGCCTGCACGACGGTCCGCTTTCGGGTCGCGCCGAGATCCTCGAGGCGGTCCCGGACGGCCTCGAGATCCGCGGAGACCTTCACTTCGACCTCGTACATGGGTGAGCGCACGCGGACCGGCCGTAAGTATCGGTCGTTCTCCTCCTCGCGCAAAAGCGTCGTCCTTAAATGTAGACGGCGGGACGTACAACGTATGACCGAGGAACAGGAGGCCGAGCTCGAGGAGCAGGCCGATGACGTCGAAGCAGAAGCAACAGACGAAGGCGCCGACGAGGCCGAGGGGCTTCAGGAGGGCGACTTCGTCGAACTAGAATATACCGCGTACACCGCTGACGGCGACCAGCTGGTCGACACGACCGATCCCGAGGTCGCCGAAGAAGAGGGTGTCGACGACCAGGGTCAGGAGTTCAAGCCGCGGACGATCGTCCTCGGCGAGGGCCACATCTTCGGCGCCGTCGAAGACGACATCATCGGCTCCGAGCCCGGTGACGAGGGGACCGTAACCGTGTCCGCCGAGGAGGCCTTCGGCGAGTACGACCCCGACGACGTCCAGACCGTCAGCGCCGAGAAGATCGACGAGGACGACCGCTACCCCGGTGCGAACGTCCAGATCGAGGGCGAGCAGGGCTACATCAGCACGATCATCGGCGGCCGCGCCCGCGTCGACTTCAACCACCCGCTGGCCGGCGAGGACGTCGAGTACGAGTACGAGATTCTCGGCGAGG includes:
- a CDS encoding MFS transporter encodes the protein MKLPSTAAGSNRVVFAVVASTFFVGFGGGVVFPILPNLGAVLGISPFLVGLILSANRITRLVANAPAGVLIDRVGTRTPFVAGLAIEGLATFGYVVAIVSSFPEGWFMLARVCWGVGSALVFATAYTITADVSEADSRGTSMGIVRAGITFGFPAGLVMGGVVSDVWGNVTAFVLAASFAGLASVIAYLIVPETHVEGEQRAVKPWDVERSLPALTIGLVNFGLYFAYIGVLFSTLVLLIDARAISIFGLDAQGSSGMLMAVTVLSGSVFTLGGGALSDSVGARVPVMLGFLVTSCVGFAVLAFGSSLEVLVLACVLIGAGQGGVGGPLTALLADLTPEERVGRAMGTNNVFGDVGGALGPLVSLPLIQDLGFGFDGLYAASAVIPMLAGVVLVAGIYVHTGHVSPTVSESAS
- a CDS encoding methionine adenosyltransferase; this translates as MSERNIRVESIDRQAVEDQEVEVVERKGIGHPDSICDGVAEAVAGALAREYIDRVGEVLHFNTDETQLVAGEAAPAFGGGEVVDPIYLLIVGRATKHYDGETIPAETVALRAARDYLSETIPQLELGEDIVVDVKLGEGSGDLQEVFGEDEVSVPMANDTSYGVGHAPLTETERIVLEAERRLNGEFADENPYLGPDVKIMGKREGDRIDVTVAAAMVDEYVPDMDAYSDSVDEVQAYVEEIAGEYTDREVAVHVNNADDYDEGSIYLTVTGTSAEQGDDGSVGRGNRANGLITPNRSMSMEATSGKNPVNHIGKIYNLLSTEIAESVVDDVDEIRDLRVRLLSQIGRPIDRPHVADVELVTEEGVAVGDVEGDVEAIVDEELADVTEITRRVINGELSTF
- the cyaB gene encoding class IV adenylate cyclase, translated to MYEVEVKVSADLEAVRDRLEDLGATRKRTVVQADTYYDAPHRSFPETDEALRIRRESSDDGDESRITYKGPLLDDESKSREEFETGVDDGETMDAVLTSLGFEAAATVRKERERYWLEGYTVTLDAVDDVGEYVEVETEVTEENDLESAREGAYDVLERLDLDPDDQLRTSYLGLLLES
- a CDS encoding FKBP-type peptidyl-prolyl cis-trans isomerase, whose product is MTEEQEAELEEQADDVEAEATDEGADEAEGLQEGDFVELEYTAYTADGDQLVDTTDPEVAEEEGVDDQGQEFKPRTIVLGEGHIFGAVEDDIIGSEPGDEGTVTVSAEEAFGEYDPDDVQTVSAEKIDEDDRYPGANVQIEGEQGYISTIIGGRARVDFNHPLAGEDVEYEYEILGEVDDREKQAAGLFEMFLGMEPELWIETDEVEEEVPVEPDEDDEDAEPEFETETVEKETLYLEATPQMTMNQQWMMGKQQIGQQIIDQIGVDRVIVQEVIDGMGMGGMGGMMGGMGGMGGGDIEEALEDADVDADEIVEELEGAEE